From the Candidatus Delongbacteria bacterium genome, one window contains:
- a CDS encoding nitrilase-related carbon-nitrogen hydrolase, with protein MNPTAPNPLETLRLAVLQLDPEQAPSLAELPGRLEELVRQGAQAILLPEFWNTAFEGGRLARGALSGEDGLAPLLEWSTRHPRLLLCPGSLPVRLADGDGPRLVNRSWLIQDGAIRLRYDKLHLFGPLGEPAWVRPGGRPALAELGLEGGSLRVGLAICYDLRFPELFRDLAARGAELILLPAQWPRARHFAFHHLLRARALENGISVAGVNRLGRSGGTDFDGGSAAYGMGDGQVFLEPLYGRESSLVELDLAGVRRERAKLDAVADRRYRLTLEPGTPPLTGGPAPR; from the coding sequence ATGAATCCGACCGCCCCGAACCCGCTCGAGACCCTGCGCCTGGCCGTCCTGCAGCTGGACCCCGAGCAGGCCCCGAGCCTGGCTGAACTGCCCGGGCGCCTGGAGGAGCTGGTCCGGCAGGGCGCCCAGGCGATCCTGCTGCCCGAGTTCTGGAACACGGCCTTCGAGGGTGGCCGCCTGGCCCGGGGCGCGTTGAGCGGCGAAGACGGGCTGGCGCCGCTGCTGGAGTGGAGCACGCGTCATCCGCGCCTGCTGCTCTGCCCGGGCTCGTTGCCCGTCCGGCTGGCCGACGGGGATGGACCGCGGCTGGTCAACCGCAGCTGGCTGATCCAGGACGGCGCCATCCGGCTGCGCTACGACAAGCTGCACCTGTTCGGTCCGCTGGGGGAGCCGGCCTGGGTGCGTCCGGGCGGCCGGCCCGCGCTGGCGGAGCTGGGGCTGGAGGGCGGGAGCCTGCGCGTGGGTCTGGCCATCTGCTACGACCTGCGCTTCCCCGAGCTCTTCCGCGACCTGGCCGCCCGGGGCGCTGAGTTGATCCTGTTGCCCGCCCAGTGGCCGCGTGCGCGGCACTTCGCCTTCCATCACCTGCTGCGGGCCCGCGCGCTGGAGAACGGGATCAGCGTGGCGGGCGTGAACCGGCTGGGGCGCTCCGGCGGCACGGACTTCGACGGCGGCAGCGCAGCCTACGGCATGGGCGACGGGCAGGTCTTCCTGGAACCCCTCTACGGGCGGGAATCGTCGCTGGTGGAACTGGATCTGGCGGGCGTGCGGCGCGAACGGGCCAAGTTGGACGCCGTGGCGGATCGGCGTTACCGGCTGACGCTGGAACCCGGGACGCCGCCGCTGACGGGCGGGCCTGCCCCACGCTGA